The region attccttgagatctattctcttgagaattgtgtttatcgtttgtcagttgacaagcaagaccaattttgacttggtagtaataattgggatgcatgggttgttgaatataccaatgcacatatggttcaatataattatgtacttattgttggagacaatattgtgcaaattatttgaacatgttgttataaacaacaaagatcacgaggtgatcgcaatggtctccgatgtgaaccatggtaacaatccaaatgaatggtttgttgatacaggtaccacatgtcatgtgtgctccgaaaGAAGCAttttttctacctacaaatctgttggaggtagaaaagtacgtatgggaaaccaagcctcttctaaggtggttggtgtgggtaatgtgttcctaaaattaggatctggaaaagttcttacccttagggatgtactgcatgtcccagacatccgaaataatttggtgtcaggctcacttctagtaaatcatggattttcactagaatttgagtgtgaaaaggttatattgaccaagtatgaaaagttcataggtgaaggtcacctagtgaatgggctttttgagctgaatgttacggtcattcaccgtggaaaaggaataagcaataaggaaaatggcacatcctcttatttgcttgaaagctctgacttatggcacaatagattgggacatgtaaatctaaatgctataaaaagattagtaaatcttaatttactaaaagtagataagtttaactcacaagaaagatgtgaagtgtgtgttgaagccaaaatggctaaactgccgttccattcggtagagcgaagcacaaaacctctagagttaatccatacagacgtatgtgatttaaaatttgtgcaaactagaggtggtaaaaagtacttcatcacatttatagatgattgcacaaggtattgttacctttacttattaagaagtaaagatgaggcaattgaagcgtttaaagacttcaaaaatgaagccgaaaatcaacttaattgtcgaattaagtgtgttcgaagtgatagaggtggtgagtatgtagcgccgtttgcagaattatgccatgcaagtggtataattcaccaaaccacagctccatattctactcaatcaaatggtgttgctgaacgcaaaaatcgaacactaaaagagatgatgaatgctttgttgattaattcaggattaccccagaacatgtggggggaggctgtgttaacagcgaatcatatcctgaacaaaattccactaaaaaatagggatgtaactccttatgagttgtggaaagggaagaaaccttcgtattcatacctcaaagtgtgggggtgtttagcgaaggtagaagtgccacctccgaaacaagttgcaataggccctaaaacagtcgattgcatctttattggccatgcacttaatagtagtgcctatcgtttcctagtccataggtcagctgtgcctggcgtggctgaaggaacaacgattgagtcaaggaatgctatatattctttgagaatgtttacccttgtaagaggcaagaggatcgttctagtgaaagaatgatggatgaatccactacttctaatcctccaaaaaggacgaggtcaagtcctgaggatgttgaaccaagacgtggtaaaagagttaaagttgctaagacatttggtcccgacttcataacttttatgttggatgacgaaccaaagtcagtggcggaagctttgtctggcccagacgcagcgtggtggcaagaagctatcaacagtgagattgaatccatcatgaaaAATAACAcctgggtgttagtagacttgcctgaaggctgtaagactttagggtgcaagtggattctgaaaaggaaatataagcccgatggtactatagataagtacaaagctcgcctagttgtccaaggctttaagcagaaagaagggcatgactttttttatacctattcacctgttacgagaatcacttccattcgggtgcttcttgcgattgctgcttggcacaatcttgagattcaccaaatggatgtgaaaactgcgtttctgaatggtgatctggaagaagaaatatatatggaacagcccgaagggtttgttgtgcctgggcaagagcgtaaagtatgcaaactggtaaagtcattatatgggttgaagcaagcaccattacaatggcatttaaaatttgacaacgcgatgttggcaaatggtttcactatcaatgagtgcgataagtgtgtttacattaagaacacagataacggtttcgttattgtgtgtctttatgtagatgatatgttgattacgggcagcaatagtgccattatcaatgaaaccaaaaatatgttgaagagaaatttcgacatgaaagatatgagtttagctgatgtgattctcagaatcaaaattaaaaggaatcatgagagaattgctctgacacaatctcattatattgagaaagtgctaaagaaatttcactcattcgattgtgagccagctaagactccattggaacccaacgtgcatttgagtaagcacacgggtgagcctgtagctcaagaagaatatgcaaggatcatagggagtttgatgtttttcacaaactgcacccgaccagatcttgcgtgtacggtgaataagctgagccgatttacgagcaacccaagcaaggaacattggaaagctctgcgtagggttttgagatacttgaagtatactcttaactttgagctgcagtacacaagatatccccaagtacttgaagggtattgtgatgcaaattggatctctgattcaaaagactcgttctcgacgagtggttatgtgttcattgttgggggtggtgctgtttcgtagaaatcaacgaaacagacgtgtattgctcgttccaccatggaatctgagtttattgcattggataaagcaggggaagaagccgagtggctcagaaatttcctagaatgtattccatgttggaagaagtcagtgccgacagtagtgatatactgtgatagccaagcagctatagggagagcGCATAGTGTcttatacaatggtaagtctcgacatattcgtcggcgacataataccgtcaggcaattgatcacaagtggtgttatcacagttgactatgtaaggtcagttgataacttagcggatccgttaacaaaatgtttaaaccgtgatcaaatgcataaattgctaaaaggaatgggactgaaaaccacatcttaaaagatgattatagtggtaacccaaccatacgattggagatcccatgggcttggttcaatgggaaaacgaagctatatgaatctagttgtaacactcggaagattttcaatcttcgcccattctttagaaagcattgagtgttgtaacctgcatgtggtaagaggctaagttttgacttttaatgattcttagaaacctcgaggaggtgggtattgcaggatacctggaaaagaatcacctatgtaagtgaagaagtgtgggccgcttcaacatgtgaatcacttatgaatccaaagtggtgttccatggccagtaaaggacacaaacgtgagaactgatgagtttgtaaataatattgtgtcaatattattgtctcggtatacaccaaggaggaatggttcaaggcatcacgtccaccagaccgccggtatgcccgatagtgttgactatggaaagttcaaagccccaagctactattccaaatgcaatattgtttctcgagaattgagcaaagagtctgcatacatgcatttgtgtctggtgttggtttgagcttgcaacgctctaaccaatgtgggggattgttggaaacgTGTGAAATGGAATGGCTTTTAGCCTTTCATTTCCAAGTCCTTTGGCCTTTCACCTCATTTTGGTTTATGGTGTCCCTTAATGCCAAGACCTTTGAGGTGGCCTCCcccatcctataaataggtggagcTTGGGAGAGTAGAATACACAACGAACATCACAACAAGCTTCTCTCTTCTCTAGCTCTCTACATCCTAGTTCACATATAGGAGCATTgcatagctcgattctcggaactccatcaagttcgccggtgcctagcgggtttgaggtgcttctacacgttaggaggaagtcgttttatctttggggcaatacgccattccgtgagcactagccggggcgtaatttgtcttgcggaaagagggctttcctcgactcgacttataaatttggtttgctttattttcgttgtaattttcattcatcTATTTGctgcaagtttcctttcgattgtaatagttagagtaccgcctgtacacgacttgggaatttcttcccattatttctaacatcAAAGTCATAAAAAAGGCTACAATCAACGAATATAGTTTGTGAGATAGTATAACCAGTTCCGTGACGAAATATTAGGAATATTGTATGGATCTCTTTATTAAAAGTCTtattttgtctttttttcttacattttttatttcacttttactatttttggcaaatagacctcatatttcacttactcatttaattcacatttcattataaaatcagTATATCAAAGTAGGATCCACGTTCCACTGACTATTTCCACCCTAAATCCTAATCAAACGCACACCCCTTTGCTTATATCCATAATACTGATATGTTGTATGGAgaaattttcttataaatatctttattaattttcatataattaTAGGTCAAATGATAAttaggtactccctccgtccttcaataattatccaatttaattttggcacgagttttaagaaatgtaaaaaaagcgagttgaaaaagttagtgaaatgtgagtctCATTTTATATgctagttttataataaaatattagtagagtaagttaatgaaatgtgaggCCTACATacaatttatggtaaaaaatgaaagtggacaattaatgggggacgaataaaaatggcaaaagtggacaattaacaGAGAACAGAAGGATTATATTTTATCTGTTCCACGATAAGTGAGTCATATTCTTTTTTCAGCCGAGGGAgtaattacaaaatttaaactagATTATTAGAATACAGGAAATTTTGTACATAGGAAAAATGAACAAATTgaactttaaaaaattaaaactgtAGGGCTATACTACATATTGGATCTAGACACAAGAATCTAAAACtgagaaataaagaaaaacttGTTAATTAGAAAAATGCATACTTAGAAACTGAAAAAAGATTAATGATGGAGATTTAGTAAAATTTATGAATGAATTATTCAttttcgtcccataaaaatagatatTCCTTCCTCTTTAAAAAAATAGGCAACATTGGAAACGATAcatattttaatgcacaattggtgaagtaagagagagatagaaaaaaaagtgattggagtattgttagtggagaatgagaccaacctcattagagagaaaaagtttccttaaataaaattgttctatttttaaggaCATCCCAAAATTGCAAATGCGGTATGTTTTTATTGAACGAAGTAACTGATAAAATAGGAGCAagataaaaaaatgattaaaatattattaatgaagAATATGTCTACATtttattaaagagaaaaaaattatcaaaaatagaagCGGTAGACTATTTTATTGGATCATgtcaaaatgaaaagaatgcACTCCTATATTTTTATGAGTTTAACATCTGAGGGTGAAAGACTGAAAGCGTCCAAAGACCGGGACCGGGTTGCTctacattaattaattcaatagCACATAGTCTTATTTAGGAACAAGTTATcttttactaattaataaaagaaataactTGAACAAGACATTATCTTGTTAATGATAATTGCATAATTGATAGAGTAATAAACAAATTATCCACGCCAAGCTGAGGAAGGCTCACATCACTATTAATTGAACAAAATAATCAGTCTGAAGATAGCTAAAAAAACATCATTAGCGAAGCAAAATTTGAGTTTATTTTATTAACTAACAACAAATCGATAGCAACATTTAAACAATAAATCAACCTCACAAACACCGGCAACCGCCCGGGTCTGCATTCATCTACTACACCGTAagtatttttttctaattaatttgCTATCCTATATACATTATCATGTATTTCCCATtcgtatatttttttaaactcttATATACATCTAAAAAATCCGAATCTTCACGTTCACATCAGGGAGCATCCATTCGGATTTTCGTCGCTAAACATTTTATCGTTCATGTACGTtggcggtggaggtggaggtcCCTGAGCATATTGCACGACGTGGCCCTGGCTAGGTGGGTAACCATGATAGTTGTTAACTGGGAGGCCATAATCTTGATTGTAATAATTTTGGTTGTAGATAGGCATGGCGTAGTGCGTTTGTAGATTCGAACCACGATACTCCATCTTGTTCACTTCTACCTTAGTGCCTTTGCTTTCGTCCCCTCCCTTCGACTCTGCTCCCTTCTTGTCGCTGCCGCCCTCCTTTTTGTCTCCTCcggcttctttttctttcttgtcACCACTAGCGTCGTCTTTCTTTGCAGGAGGAACGATTTCTACACCTCGATTGAGTTTTTCTTTCAAGTATGATGTGAGTTCCTTCTCGTTCATTGTCCCAGTTACTGTGACTAGGTCCTTTGCTAGGTCGGTTTTTACCGAGTGCACCCCTATAATTAAATCATACCAACTCACAAgtcacatacacatacacatacacatacacattcaCATTCATGAGAGACAGCAAGATTACAATTAATATGTACCTATGTCTGAAAATTGATTATTAAGTGTGACCAAACTCACCATCAATGTGCTTCGTTATGACTCGCTTCATCTTATGCGCGCACCCGTCGCAGTGCAGCCGGACTTTCATCACCACTGTACTAACCGCAAGCTGGAGTAGCAAATATACAAAAGAGTTAGTAATTGGTCAATGAAGTTGGCTAACAAAATTgtactaataaaattaaatggtcACTTAAAAAGATTTTTAATTAGTTCTATAATTCACATCTTTAGGTTTCTTTTCATCTCCTTTCTTCTGCTCTGCCTTCTTCTCATCGGCCTTCTTATCAGCAGCGGCGGGCTTTTTTGGCTGAGGAGAGATTAGCTCAACCTTCTTTTTGGTCTTGTACTCAACCCTCTCGCGCAGTGCTGACGGGTCAACATTGCCGGAGACGGTCAACTTCTTAGCCTCACAGTCAGTCTTCACTTTCTCAACACCTTCACAAACGAGCAATGCTATTTATtaatcaaatataattaaagtgaTAACGCTGATATTTAAAATACACGTTTTCAATAATGTAGGGAATTGAAAAAGAGCCGTTGAATAGTGATTTACATGGAAAGTTTGTACCCTGAGATCTCCGGAAAGTTCTGTTAGTTGCAAATAACTCATAAAAATATTAGCTCGCAGTTTTTGTAATTGtaatactactaattttttaattataattaccGTATAACAATAAAATGTTGCACTAACTCTGAACCCAGAAAATTAGGTGTGGTCGGAAAaacaaatactagtagtaaCTCAGAAAGAGATACTGAAATTAATTGGGAACTTCATTCGTATATATCAATTATCATGAAAAGCGTGTTCAATTTTATCTCTCCAACAACGATACAAAGAAAGTAAAAGGTCAATATTTTTCCTGGTAATTTTACTTGTAGCTACGGCACTACTAATTAGAGTAATTAATCtaccaatataaaaattattgaaCTGAATTTCATTCCAAATTTACAGGGAAGAAACTAGATGAATAAAAAATTTAGGAAATTTGAGTACCTTCGAAATGGCTAACGGCTCGTTTGACCTTTTTCGCGCAACCTTCGCAATGCAAGTCAAGCTTCAACACAACCTCAATCGGCCCGGCTTCCTCCTTCTTTCCTCCGCCTACCGCCGCCTTCTTCTCCGGAGCCGCTACCTTCTTCCCTCCATCCTTCTGAAAAGGGGAACAGAAAAGTGAGCAAAACCACCAATTCTCCAAACAATCAGAGGTAGAGTAGAGTAGAATTCACGAATTGATAAAATTACAATGATTTAGATTTCGAATTTACAATCAATTACCTCTCCCATTTCACAGAATCTCCTCTGTTTAGTTAATTTGGGGAAAATTACAGATTAGTGTGAATACGAAACTGGGGATTGGTTTGAAGAGGGAAAAATGGAGGCAACCGCTGCGGTATATAAAAGAAACCCGGAACAACGCAATTGGTAGGGGCGGGCCCACTTCTAGGCCCCCACCAAAATTAAAACGAAGCGAAAAAAAATATCTGGAGCGAATAGAGATTGaaagtgtgtgtgtgcgtgtgtgcAAGTCATGATATAAGCGTATATTGGATTGGGAATGCAACGCTGCCCGGATTAGATTGGATTTGGAATCTGCTTACCTGGCAAATCagcagttttttttttttttactataatcACTAATTACTAAATTTACAACGAAATAGGGTGGACTTGGTACTAATTACTTTGCAGTAGTTTGCACATGCTTCCAAAGGCACAAAAGTAAGGTGATTTTTTAGTTTGCACATGCTTCCAAAGGCACAAAAGTAAGGTGATTTTTTAGGGTGCGTCTGGTAGCCACCACAAATTTTAACATGATTCTATTGTTAATGGGCATTCCTAAATTGGTTGGTAGGCTTATACATTGTTTGGTTCAGCCCATGTAGGCTGATTGGGCTTATATATAATGTTTGGTTCAAGCAGGGTGTGAAGGAAACAAAATCTATTGTGACTAAATTACCCTCTCATCGTGAGGAAGTAAATTAGCGGCGATCCACCAAAATTTGGAGCCAAATTAGGCGGTAAATTACGATTGATTCCCGCCAAATCACTCCGAAACATCATTATGCAGCATAACTAGGTTACTTAAATGTTGGATGTTAGTTACCAGCATTGTATCATCAACAAGCAGAGCGCCTCATCGAGCATACCCGAACCGGCTAGCATTTTGAGCCGCTGAAACAAGGTTAGTGATAGCTCACTGATCTGTTGATGTGTATTTATGTTGCTATGGAATACGTATTCTTCGATGCCTATTGAGCACAAATTTCGGTCATGCGATTGCTTATCCTCTTGTTGTATTCCGACACAAATATATACGATGGTGTTCACTACTTGGTCTTGTTAGTCGTACTAGTCGCACTGATTATGTTGTATGTGTAATGTCACAGCCATGGCGTCGAAACGGGAGATCCCGAACACTGAGTTGAGGGTGTCGCCGCACATCAACTCCAAGATCGCCACTTGGAAGAGAGACTATCACTCGTTGTCCAATATCCTAAACCGTAGCGGAATCGGCTTCAACTCAGACGGTGGGCATAGAATTGAGTGTAACGATGACCAATGGGCTCAAATTGTTAAGGTATTTTATGGTGAGCTTTGACACATTCACATTGATCATTTCCTTTAACATCAAACCTGCTATCTAGTCTGACAGCCACTCCAAACATATGCGCCACAAAGCTTGGCCCTTCTACGAACACTGGAAAATGATCTTCGGTAAGGATCGCGCATCGGGTGGACTTGCGGAGGAGGTGTCTGAAGCTGATGATGTTCTCCACGGCTCAGACGCATCCATCGCTGATGAGTCCCAACCCCACTATGAGTCCTTACCACCTCGACGACTTCTTCACCGAGGAACAGATCAATGAAGGGTTCAATTATGATGGGCACAGGTTTGATGCCTTTGTTGACAGTGACACAAAAAGCATACCAAGCCCACCTGCTCCGAAGAAGGCACTCCGCAAGCGCAAGGTCGAAGAAGTTATGGAGTCGATGTTGGACGCGATGACCAAGATGAATAAGAATACCAGCGACCGCCTCAACACTCTCTCTATGCGCATCGGATACGACTTTGATCTGAGTACAAAGCGAGTGGAAGTCGCGAAAATGCTAGATGGAATCCCAGAAATCACCAAGAAGCAGAAGTTTATGGCATGCGACATACTTGTTAAGGAACCCGAACGACTGGACTTATTCTCCGGCTTCTCCATCGTCGACAAGGCGGATTACATCATCCACAACCTGGAGGAGAAGCTTGCTATGTAGGGTTGGGCGTGTCCTGCTTCATGGATGGAGATGTTTTTTTGGTTCAACATTCCACTTATTTTGCATATAGCGGTGTGGGATGCAGACACATAATTTCAATCCAGATGCATAAGTACTAGTTATCTAGATGCATAAGTACTAGTTATGTGGATGTCTAAGCGGTAGTTATGTGGACTTCTCTGTATTAGGTGGCAACTAGTAGATGGTAGAATAGTTGTCGTTTACTTTGATATATACATTTGCATGGGTGTACCTCATTTTGATAGAAGTAATCTAATGATGTTGTGGGCTCTTAAATAACAGTGCGTTAAGCTGTGATTTATAGTTGTTTGGCCACTTTACCTTTACAGCTTCATGAATATCAGTTGTTTTGTGTTccaaaaaacatttttttgcaTGATGAAATATCATTCACAGCCCTTGATGTTAGATTTCTCAGAACGATTTTGCTATGAGAACTTACTTTTAATCCTGAAATTCTCTATTGGGTTTTGACATTTGCTGCGTAGGAAGTGGTTTTAGCTAATGTGTTCTTAGGCATATTCTTTCTACTAAATTTTGCAATTAATTTTCTGCAATCTGTACttgttcttttactttatttgagCTTTATATGTATAAAGTTTTCACATTTAGTTTGCTTTATGCATGTGAGGCctgaaatatttatttctttagcTCAGGATTTCTTCCACCAAAATCACCTCAAAATCACCTCACAAAATTCTTAGTTTGCTAATCTTTATTCTAAAATCACCTCAAACTCCATTTTTTTCTAGATTACATTATAGCTTTGGGAAAAAAAACTTAATTGATTTGGgattgaaaggaaattgaacaAAAATTGAGGAAATTAGAAGTTGACTTTGGGGGAGATTTGAAGTGAAAAAGAAGACGTGCCGATTTGTATTGATGAATTGTTAATTCTTCAAGCTTACTTACTCCATGAATCAAAGGATTCTTCTTCCATTGTCAATTGCTCCTAGTTTGATTATGCTTGGCTAAAAATCGTTTTATCCGTGAATGTTTGGAGTAACACGTTCTTCTCTTAATTCGCCTTGCTTGTTT is a window of Salvia splendens isolate huo1 chromosome 3, SspV2, whole genome shotgun sequence DNA encoding:
- the LOC121797483 gene encoding heavy metal-associated isoprenylated plant protein 3-like; this encodes MGEKDGGKKVAAPEKKAAVGGGKKEEAGPIEVVLKLDLHCEGCAKKVKRAVSHFEGVEKVKTDCEAKKLTVSGNVDPSALRERVEYKTKKKVELISPQPKKPAAADKKADEKKAEQKKGDEKKPKDLAVSTVVMKVRLHCDGCAHKMKRVITKHIDGVHSVKTDLAKDLVTVTGTMNEKELTSYLKEKLNRGVEIVPPAKKDDASGDKKEKEAGGDKKEGGSDKKGAESKGGDESKGTKVEVNKMEYRGSNLQTHYAMPIYNQNYYNQDYGLPVNNYHGYPPSQGHVVQYAQGPPPPPPTYMNDKMFSDENPNGCSLM